One stretch of Streptomyces agglomeratus DNA includes these proteins:
- a CDS encoding FUSC family protein — protein MAGSEGEHPTCTEGAAPRRTWRWLSWEASAIGRSARRAAAGPGPERDVVTQSLKAAGAAAAAWALTGWWWNAPMALMAPWTAVVLVQSTVYRSLRSGVQQLVVIAIGTVLAAGAANLTGNTMTAMVLVLPVAVLLGNYARFGEHGLYAPTTALFVLAYGSYSGLDVLHRLFESAVGAVIGIAVNALILPPVHLRSVRDFLRRLPAESAEVLHVVADGLREDHGREQAEAWHDRARRLAAVLSDLRDARLWTRESYRLNPGHRLRRTGPALPSSEWDRAWERIVDPLVTLTRTLASTVGDEPGLRPVPGAALGQLSDLLRAAGDVCAADRAILEGQGRRAKRERALALESAWAAHGRLKTKMLEQDSETATSLGGLVAESQQLLHALAPVDDGVRRT, from the coding sequence GTGGCAGGCAGTGAGGGCGAGCACCCGACGTGCACAGAGGGTGCCGCACCCCGTCGTACGTGGCGGTGGCTGTCCTGGGAGGCGTCGGCGATCGGGCGCTCCGCGCGCCGTGCGGCGGCGGGCCCCGGCCCCGAGCGTGACGTGGTCACCCAGTCCCTCAAGGCCGCCGGCGCCGCGGCCGCCGCCTGGGCGCTGACGGGCTGGTGGTGGAACGCGCCGATGGCCCTGATGGCCCCCTGGACGGCGGTCGTCCTCGTACAGAGCACCGTCTACCGTTCACTGCGCTCCGGGGTGCAGCAGCTCGTCGTGATCGCCATCGGCACCGTACTGGCGGCGGGAGCGGCCAATCTGACAGGCAACACCATGACCGCGATGGTCCTGGTGCTGCCGGTCGCCGTCCTGCTCGGCAACTACGCGCGCTTCGGCGAGCACGGTCTGTACGCGCCGACCACCGCTCTGTTCGTGCTGGCCTACGGGTCGTACTCGGGCCTCGACGTCCTGCACCGGCTCTTCGAGTCGGCCGTCGGCGCGGTCATCGGCATCGCGGTCAACGCGCTGATCCTGCCGCCGGTCCATCTGCGCAGCGTCCGTGACTTCCTGCGCAGGCTGCCTGCCGAGAGCGCGGAAGTGCTGCACGTCGTCGCCGACGGGCTGCGGGAGGACCATGGGCGGGAACAGGCCGAGGCGTGGCACGACCGGGCCCGGCGGCTCGCGGCCGTCCTGTCCGACCTGCGCGACGCGCGGCTGTGGACCCGGGAGAGCTACCGGCTCAATCCGGGCCACCGGCTGCGCCGTACCGGCCCGGCGCTCCCGTCGTCCGAATGGGACCGCGCCTGGGAACGGATCGTCGATCCGCTGGTGACCCTCACGCGCACCCTGGCCAGTACGGTCGGCGACGAGCCCGGACTGCGGCCGGTTCCCGGTGCCGCACTGGGGCAGCTGTCGGACCTCCTCCGGGCCGCCGGCGACGTGTGCGCGGCGGACCGGGCAATCCTCGAAGGGCAGGGGCGCCGGGCGAAGCGGGAGCGCGCGCTCGCCCTGGAGTCGGCGTGGGCGGCGCACGGCCGGCTGAAGACGAAAATGCTGGAGCAGGACAGCGAGACGGCCACGTCGCTGGGGGGCCTCGTCGCGGAGTCCCAGCAACTCCTCCACGCCCTCGCGCCGGTGGACGACGGCGTCCGGCGCACCTGA
- a CDS encoding ATP-binding protein — MVTNACLHAGGPREFVLHCTADRLRIEVTDGSPVHPRPRPSDVAAPGGHGLTVLRRLARSWGSLPRGGGKTVWVEVSAPGGSRRWPV; from the coding sequence GTGGTCACCAATGCCTGTCTGCACGCCGGTGGCCCCCGGGAGTTCGTACTGCACTGCACGGCCGACCGGCTGCGCATCGAGGTCACGGACGGCAGCCCCGTGCATCCGCGGCCCCGGCCGTCGGACGTGGCGGCGCCCGGCGGGCACGGGCTGACCGTGCTGCGGCGTCTCGCCCGGAGCTGGGGCTCTCTGCCCCGCGGAGGCGGTAAGACGGTGTGGGTGGAGGTGTCGGCGCCGGGCGGCTCCCGGCGGTGGCCGGTGTAG
- a CDS encoding NAD-dependent epimerase/dehydratase family protein — translation MNETTGLRVVVTGATGNVGTSVVRTLAEDPRVGSVLGLARRVPDLAFPRTEWAAVDLGEEADGDGLAGWFAGADAVVHLAWRFQPTHDPALTWQTNVLGSLRVFRAVVAAGVPALVHASSVGAYSPGPKEAPGVDESWPTHGWPDAAYCREKSYLERVLDTFEYEHPHVRVVRMRPAFLFKETSASEQRRIFAGRFLPGPLVRPDLLPWVPDMKGLVLQALHTDDAADAYRQAVLRDVSGAFNLAADPVVDARVLGELLEAKVVRVPTGVVRAALAAAWSARLAPASPHLFDAVLRLPVLDASRARRELGWQPLRTSTDAIQEFLEGVRKGSGEQTAPLAGRRAS, via the coding sequence ATGAACGAGACAACAGGGCTGCGGGTGGTCGTCACGGGCGCCACCGGAAATGTCGGCACCAGTGTGGTGCGCACACTGGCCGAGGATCCCCGGGTCGGTTCCGTCCTGGGCCTCGCGCGCCGGGTTCCCGACCTGGCCTTCCCACGGACGGAATGGGCGGCCGTGGACCTGGGCGAGGAGGCGGACGGTGACGGGCTCGCCGGCTGGTTCGCCGGCGCGGACGCCGTGGTCCACCTCGCCTGGCGCTTCCAGCCGACCCACGACCCGGCGCTCACCTGGCAGACCAACGTCCTCGGGTCCCTCAGGGTCTTCCGGGCGGTGGTGGCCGCCGGCGTGCCCGCACTGGTGCACGCCTCGTCGGTCGGCGCATACTCCCCGGGGCCGAAGGAGGCGCCGGGTGTCGACGAGTCCTGGCCCACCCACGGCTGGCCCGACGCGGCGTACTGCCGTGAGAAGTCGTACCTCGAACGGGTGCTGGACACCTTCGAGTACGAGCACCCGCATGTCCGCGTCGTACGCATGCGTCCGGCGTTCCTGTTCAAGGAGACGTCGGCGAGCGAGCAGCGGCGCATCTTCGCGGGACGCTTCCTCCCCGGCCCGCTGGTCCGGCCGGATCTGCTGCCGTGGGTGCCCGACATGAAGGGTCTGGTCCTTCAGGCCCTGCACACCGACGACGCCGCGGACGCCTACCGGCAGGCCGTCCTGCGCGACGTGAGCGGCGCGTTCAACCTGGCCGCCGATCCCGTCGTCGACGCGCGTGTGCTGGGCGAACTGCTGGAGGCGAAGGTCGTACGGGTGCCCACGGGTGTGGTCCGCGCCGCGCTGGCCGCGGCCTGGAGCGCGCGTCTCGCCCCCGCTTCTCCGCACCTGTTCGACGCGGTGCTGCGGCTGCCGGTGCTGGACGCGTCGCGCGCCCGCCGGGAGCTCGGCTGGCAGCCGCTGCGTACGTCCACCGACGCGATCCAGGAGTTCCTGGAGGGCGTACGCAAGGGAAGCGGCGAGCAGACGGCGCCGCTCGCGGGCCGCAGGGCGAGCTAG
- a CDS encoding DUF6777 domain-containing protein: MSTQQPPSSGRPTGPPSGPLSGPSQPGQRGPTPPPDTPSGPPGGPPGGPPGGGPGGPRGAGGPEGPGRPWWRSVPRVAAIATLVVAAVVVTVVLTRPDGGSVAGGEVFLETAGSSGPDPYTESTARETSPAATASPTTPQSVQPSVSPTRTNVTRAMDGAEPGLYGGTRKVASCNVEKQISALTAQQDKNKAFASVLDIAPTGVPAYLRSLTPVQLRLDTRVTNHGYRNGAATPYQSVLQAGTAVLVDDRGVPRVRCACGNPLRPPVALRGTPKRKGSPWPGYRAANVVTVAPAPEPVKEFVMYDPESGEWFARDTGDTGTDDEQTAPPAKETKSPSPSPDNSSPATFPESPSTESPASEPPPAEQEPQSPAPDSPAPDSPAPDSPAPEPPAPASPQTPLPPAPDTPVTEGPTG; the protein is encoded by the coding sequence GTGAGTACTCAGCAACCGCCGTCCTCCGGCCGCCCCACAGGACCTCCTTCCGGCCCGCTCTCGGGCCCTTCACAACCGGGGCAGCGCGGTCCGACGCCGCCGCCCGACACCCCGTCCGGTCCTCCGGGCGGTCCTCCGGGCGGCCCTCCGGGCGGCGGGCCGGGCGGTCCCCGTGGCGCGGGCGGCCCCGAAGGCCCCGGCCGTCCCTGGTGGCGGTCCGTCCCCCGGGTCGCGGCCATCGCCACCCTCGTCGTGGCCGCCGTGGTGGTGACGGTCGTCCTCACCCGGCCGGACGGCGGATCGGTCGCGGGCGGCGAGGTGTTTCTGGAGACCGCGGGCTCGTCCGGTCCCGATCCGTACACCGAGTCGACGGCCCGTGAGACCTCCCCGGCCGCGACGGCGTCGCCGACGACGCCGCAGAGCGTGCAGCCGAGCGTGTCACCCACCCGGACCAACGTCACCCGGGCGATGGACGGGGCCGAACCGGGTCTGTACGGCGGGACCCGGAAGGTGGCCAGCTGCAACGTGGAGAAGCAGATCTCCGCGCTCACCGCCCAGCAGGACAAGAACAAGGCGTTCGCCTCCGTCCTGGACATCGCGCCCACCGGCGTACCCGCGTATCTGCGGTCACTAACCCCCGTGCAGCTGCGGCTGGACACCCGCGTCACCAACCACGGCTACCGCAACGGCGCCGCCACCCCCTACCAGTCGGTGCTCCAGGCGGGAACGGCCGTCCTGGTCGACGACCGGGGCGTGCCGCGGGTGCGGTGCGCGTGCGGGAATCCGCTGCGTCCGCCGGTCGCCCTGCGGGGTACGCCGAAGCGCAAGGGCAGCCCGTGGCCCGGGTACCGGGCCGCGAACGTCGTGACGGTGGCGCCGGCGCCCGAGCCGGTGAAGGAATTCGTGATGTACGACCCGGAGAGCGGCGAGTGGTTCGCCCGCGACACCGGTGACACGGGCACCGACGACGAGCAGACCGCGCCACCCGCCAAGGAGACGAAGTCGCCCTCGCCGTCCCCGGACAACTCGTCGCCGGCCACGTTCCCCGAATCGCCGTCGACCGAGTCCCCCGCGTCGGAGCCGCCGCCCGCGGAGCAGGAGCCGCAGTCACCGGCCCCGGACTCACCGGCCCCGGACTCACCGGCCCCGGATTCACCGGCTCCCGAGCCCCCCGCGCCGGCGTCCCCGCAGACGCCGCTTCCGCCGGCCCCCGACACTCCGGTCACCGAGGGGCCGACCGGGTGA
- a CDS encoding streptophobe family protein, whose amino-acid sequence MSQQQFSDRSRAARAAHLWRDALVAVVAGLAAMAVTATLGLWAAGAADLPGGAFPHVVAAVVVMAAGGSVDVAGAAGALAETKADLSVLPLSVTLAGALVIATLFLRPLRHRAVAGTRELAGRAARLAVLWIVALILLALLARHTFRIPLGDPTGGLLDDLLDDASPEVGFRADIPVTLLFGLLWLAGLLILALLVSRRAPLPARLLRYQEPVRPAAFAMVVLLLAYVALGLVLGLVVLVTHGHRAETLAVILLGLPNLTWLALTLGLGASWEGKVDGPFGLPMPKVLDEVLRTGDISTVNLGTLTEQDGRAWWLLVAAAVLVPAAAFLMAVRSPARTRLWQHAVHMTVALALTVLMICLLARLSARLGLSLLGLDDLFDAGGGLGGEVSLRPRLWTALGFAVLWGLVAGFLGSLAAARVHRRGEVGTKER is encoded by the coding sequence GTGAGCCAGCAGCAGTTCAGCGACCGCAGCCGCGCCGCCCGCGCCGCACACCTCTGGCGTGACGCCCTCGTGGCGGTCGTCGCTGGCCTGGCGGCCATGGCCGTCACAGCCACCCTCGGCCTGTGGGCCGCGGGCGCGGCCGACCTGCCGGGAGGAGCGTTCCCGCACGTCGTCGCGGCCGTCGTCGTGATGGCGGCCGGCGGCTCCGTCGATGTGGCGGGCGCCGCCGGGGCGCTCGCGGAGACCAAGGCCGACCTCTCGGTACTGCCTCTCTCCGTGACCCTCGCCGGGGCCCTGGTGATCGCCACGCTCTTCCTGCGGCCGCTGCGGCACCGGGCCGTCGCCGGTACCCGTGAACTGGCCGGTCGCGCAGCCCGGTTGGCCGTCCTGTGGATCGTGGCCCTCATCCTGCTCGCGCTCCTCGCGCGGCACACCTTCCGCATCCCCCTGGGCGACCCGACAGGCGGCCTCCTCGACGACCTGCTCGACGACGCCTCCCCCGAGGTGGGTTTCCGGGCCGACATCCCCGTCACGCTGCTGTTCGGACTGCTGTGGCTGGCTGGCCTCCTGATCCTCGCCCTCCTCGTGTCGCGCAGAGCCCCGCTCCCCGCCCGCCTGCTGCGCTATCAGGAGCCCGTCCGGCCCGCCGCCTTCGCCATGGTCGTGCTGCTGCTCGCGTACGTCGCACTGGGGCTGGTCCTCGGGCTCGTCGTCCTGGTGACGCACGGACACCGCGCCGAGACACTCGCCGTGATCCTCCTCGGACTGCCGAACCTCACCTGGCTCGCCCTGACCCTGGGGCTCGGCGCGTCCTGGGAGGGCAAGGTGGACGGCCCCTTCGGACTGCCGATGCCCAAGGTGCTGGACGAGGTGCTCCGTACGGGGGACATCTCCACCGTCAACCTCGGGACGCTCACCGAGCAGGACGGACGGGCGTGGTGGCTGCTGGTCGCCGCGGCCGTCCTGGTGCCGGCGGCGGCGTTCCTCATGGCGGTCCGCTCGCCCGCGCGGACGCGGCTCTGGCAGCACGCGGTCCACATGACCGTCGCCCTCGCCCTCACGGTGCTGATGATCTGTCTGCTCGCCCGCCTCTCCGCGCGCCTGGGGCTTTCGCTGCTCGGCCTCGATGACCTCTTCGACGCCGGCGGCGGCCTCGGGGGAGAGGTGTCACTGCGGCCGCGGCTGTGGACGGCGCTCGGCTTCGCGGTGCTGTGGGGGCTGGTCGCCGGCTTCCTCGGCAGTCTGGCGGCCGCCCGGGTCCACCGGCGGGGCGAGGTCGGGACGAAGGAACGCTGA
- a CDS encoding serine/threonine-protein kinase — MARTPRESGMAGRPSELLGTRIAGYLVESEIGRGGMAVVYRARDLRLDRTVALKLLAPELARNDTFRRRFTHESRVAAAIDHPHIVPVFEAGETEGVLYIAMRFVAGQDLRHLLDRQGPLPVGTASRIAAQVASALDAAHGHDLVHRDVKPGNILVAEGTDSEHPEHVYLTDFGLTKKSLSLTGFTTVGQFVGTLDYVAPEQISGRPVDGRCDVYSLACVVHETMAGAPPFQRDDDMALLWAHQFDPPPPLTESRPDLPEAVDAVLAKALAKSPDDRYGSCLQFVAALRAAAAGVGPRDRPPPPVDPGSGTGSSDAGAPPAPPRWALPVFPGHAG; from the coding sequence ATGGCGCGCACGCCTCGCGAGAGCGGCATGGCCGGAAGACCGTCCGAGCTGCTGGGAACCCGGATCGCCGGGTACCTCGTGGAGAGCGAGATCGGCCGCGGCGGCATGGCCGTGGTCTACCGCGCCAGGGACCTGCGCCTGGACCGTACGGTCGCCCTCAAGCTGCTCGCCCCCGAACTCGCGCGCAACGACACCTTCCGACGGCGCTTCACCCACGAGTCCCGGGTGGCCGCCGCCATCGACCACCCGCACATCGTGCCGGTCTTCGAGGCCGGCGAGACCGAGGGCGTGCTCTACATCGCCATGCGCTTCGTCGCCGGTCAGGACCTGCGCCACCTGCTCGACCGCCAGGGCCCGTTGCCGGTGGGGACCGCGTCGCGGATCGCCGCACAGGTCGCGTCCGCGCTCGACGCGGCCCACGGCCACGACCTCGTGCACCGGGACGTCAAACCCGGCAACATCCTGGTCGCCGAGGGAACGGACAGCGAGCACCCGGAGCACGTGTACCTGACGGACTTCGGCCTGACGAAGAAGTCGCTTTCACTGACCGGTTTCACCACCGTCGGCCAGTTCGTCGGCACGCTCGACTACGTGGCGCCGGAACAGATCTCGGGACGCCCGGTGGACGGCAGATGCGATGTCTACAGCCTCGCCTGCGTCGTCCACGAGACAATGGCCGGCGCGCCGCCCTTCCAGCGTGACGACGACATGGCCCTGTTGTGGGCGCACCAGTTCGACCCGCCGCCGCCCCTGACCGAGTCGCGGCCCGATCTGCCGGAGGCCGTCGACGCCGTACTGGCGAAGGCGCTCGCCAAGAGTCCGGACGACCGGTACGGCTCCTGCCTTCAGTTCGTCGCCGCCCTGCGCGCCGCGGCGGCCGGTGTCGGCCCCCGGGACCGTCCGCCGCCGCCGGTCGACCCCGGCTCCGGTACGGGGTCGTCCGACGCCGGGGCGCCGCCCGCCCCGCCGCGCTGGGCGCTGCCCGTCTTCCCCGGTCACGCCGGATAG
- a CDS encoding FHA domain-containing protein, with protein MGKRPVAPTAPELVLETEAGSTLISPSRDYHVGRDPLSDIVIDDARVSWHHAVLRPEADHWTLEDEHSTNGTYAEGRRIHEWDVGPGSVIRFGSPADGPRAVLVGHERPPPSPERPSAVSMPSATGTFRRPTTVRPLPARTVRIGRATDNDLVVDDLTVSRRHAELRARPDGVYEIADLGSHNGTYLNGQPVSVAQLSAGDIVGIGHSAFCLVGDTLQEFVDTGEVSLDVQNLAVAVDKGRKTLLDHVTFPVGEKCLLAVVGPSGAGKSTLLNALTGLRPADGGTVLYDGRDLYRDYAELRQRIGLVPQDDILHSQLTVRRALGYAAELRFPEDTAKKERQERVAEVIRELGLEQRASQPIHSLSGGQRKRVSVALELLTKPSLLFLDEPTSGLDPGMDRSVMHMLRGLADDGRTVIVVTHSVLSLDVCDRLLMLAPGGKVAYYGPPEDALAFFGFEQWPEAFEAFENDRERDWAGQYAESPFHRQYITNASAQPHLPQAGPPAAVAPPPRTRSRGAQLRTLVRRYTAALSADRTFLAIMIALPFVMGAMARALAGSKLTPDTAMNALLILCVGGVLTGAANAVRELVKERVIYQRERAVGLSRSAYLMSKVIVLGTVTVLQAVVLTLVALIGVDLNAPGGEGVLLPPLVEITIAVAMLSFTAMMLGLLVSALVRKEEVTMPLLVLLAIVQVVFCGALLKLHGVAGVEQLAWLVPSRWALGAMAGTIELGRIVPGDLTADPLFEHSAGVWLLNLGMLVVLSVVFGFLVARLLRRHEPAIMRK; from the coding sequence ATGGGAAAGCGGCCTGTCGCGCCGACCGCACCCGAGCTCGTACTCGAGACTGAGGCGGGCTCGACGCTGATCAGTCCCAGCCGGGACTACCACGTCGGGCGCGACCCACTGAGCGACATCGTCATCGACGACGCGCGCGTGTCATGGCATCACGCGGTGCTCCGGCCCGAGGCGGACCACTGGACCCTCGAGGACGAGCACAGCACCAACGGCACGTACGCCGAAGGCAGACGGATCCACGAGTGGGACGTCGGCCCCGGCAGCGTCATCCGCTTCGGAAGCCCCGCCGACGGGCCCCGGGCGGTACTCGTGGGACACGAGCGCCCACCCCCTTCGCCGGAACGCCCGTCCGCGGTCTCCATGCCTTCCGCCACCGGCACGTTCCGCCGCCCGACCACCGTACGGCCGTTGCCGGCCCGTACCGTGCGCATCGGCCGCGCGACCGACAACGACCTGGTCGTCGACGACCTGACCGTCTCGCGCAGGCACGCCGAACTGCGGGCCCGGCCCGACGGTGTGTACGAGATCGCCGACCTCGGCAGTCACAACGGCACCTATCTCAACGGCCAGCCGGTCTCCGTCGCCCAGCTCTCCGCCGGTGACATCGTCGGCATCGGGCACTCCGCCTTCTGCCTGGTCGGGGACACCCTCCAGGAGTTCGTCGACACCGGCGAGGTCTCGCTCGACGTACAGAACCTGGCGGTCGCGGTCGACAAGGGCCGCAAGACACTCCTCGACCACGTCACCTTCCCCGTCGGCGAGAAGTGTCTGCTCGCCGTCGTGGGTCCGAGCGGCGCCGGCAAGTCCACGCTGCTCAACGCGCTGACGGGGCTGCGCCCGGCCGACGGGGGCACGGTCCTGTACGACGGCCGCGACCTGTACCGGGACTACGCCGAACTGCGTCAGCGGATCGGTCTGGTACCGCAGGACGACATCCTGCACTCCCAGCTGACCGTGCGGCGCGCCCTCGGGTACGCCGCCGAACTGCGCTTCCCCGAGGACACCGCGAAGAAGGAACGGCAGGAGCGGGTGGCCGAGGTCATCCGCGAACTGGGGCTGGAACAGCGGGCCTCCCAGCCGATCCACAGCCTGTCCGGCGGCCAGCGCAAGCGCGTCAGCGTGGCCCTGGAGCTGCTGACGAAGCCGTCGCTGCTTTTCCTCGACGAGCCGACCTCCGGGCTCGACCCCGGCATGGACCGCTCGGTCATGCACATGCTTCGCGGGCTCGCCGACGACGGCCGTACGGTCATCGTCGTCACGCACAGCGTGCTCAGCCTCGACGTGTGCGACCGGCTGCTGATGCTCGCACCCGGCGGGAAGGTGGCCTACTACGGGCCGCCGGAGGACGCGCTCGCCTTCTTCGGGTTCGAGCAGTGGCCGGAGGCGTTCGAGGCGTTCGAGAACGACCGCGAGCGCGACTGGGCCGGCCAGTACGCCGAGTCCCCGTTCCACCGGCAGTACATCACGAACGCCTCGGCGCAGCCGCACCTGCCGCAGGCCGGGCCCCCGGCCGCCGTCGCGCCGCCGCCGCGGACTCGCAGCCGGGGGGCGCAACTGCGGACACTGGTGCGGCGCTACACGGCCGCGCTGAGCGCCGACCGGACCTTCCTGGCCATCATGATCGCGCTGCCGTTCGTCATGGGCGCGATGGCGCGGGCCCTCGCCGGCTCGAAACTGACGCCGGACACAGCCATGAACGCCCTGCTGATCCTGTGCGTGGGCGGTGTGCTGACCGGCGCCGCCAACGCGGTGCGCGAGCTGGTGAAGGAACGGGTGATCTACCAGCGCGAGCGCGCCGTCGGGCTCTCCAGATCGGCGTACCTGATGTCCAAGGTCATCGTGCTGGGTACGGTCACCGTGCTCCAGGCCGTCGTGCTGACCCTGGTCGCCCTGATCGGCGTCGATCTCAACGCGCCGGGCGGCGAAGGGGTGCTGCTGCCACCGCTGGTCGAGATCACCATTGCCGTCGCCATGCTGTCGTTCACGGCGATGATGCTGGGGCTGCTGGTGTCCGCGCTGGTGCGCAAGGAGGAGGTCACCATGCCGCTGCTGGTCCTCCTCGCCATCGTCCAAGTCGTCTTCTGCGGCGCGCTGCTGAAACTGCACGGCGTCGCGGGGGTCGAGCAGCTGGCGTGGCTGGTGCCGTCGCGGTGGGCGCTGGGCGCGATGGCCGGGACCATCGAGCTGGGCAGGATCGTCCCCGGCGACCTGACGGCGGATCCGCTCTTCGAGCACTCCGCGGGGGTGTGGCTGCTCAACCTCGGGATGCTGGTCGTGCTCTCCGTCGTCTTCGGATTCCTCGTCGCCAGACTGCTGCGGCGGCACGAACCCGCCATCATGCGGAAGTAG
- a CDS encoding SPW repeat protein, protein MTTHPSIEQHPDVAEMRSRFERATTTPRAQAVETLALLTGVYLAASPWIVGFNGFTTLAVCNLITGVAYALCMGGFGSAYERTHSMAWAATAIGAWTIVAPWVVSGNVDTTRSIVSNVIVGCLALLLGLAMAAMHGAGSGRARSRGRRNADVGPRG, encoded by the coding sequence ATGACCACTCACCCCAGCATTGAGCAGCACCCCGATGTCGCCGAGATGCGCTCCCGGTTCGAGCGGGCCACCACGACTCCCCGCGCCCAGGCGGTGGAGACCCTGGCGCTGCTCACAGGTGTGTACCTCGCGGCGTCGCCGTGGATCGTCGGTTTCAACGGCTTCACCACCCTGGCCGTGTGCAACCTGATCACCGGTGTTGCCTACGCCCTGTGCATGGGCGGATTCGGTTCGGCGTACGAGCGGACCCACAGCATGGCCTGGGCCGCCACCGCCATCGGCGCATGGACGATCGTCGCGCCGTGGGTCGTGTCGGGCAACGTCGACACCACGCGCAGCATCGTCAGCAACGTGATCGTCGGCTGCCTGGCCCTGCTGCTGGGCCTGGCCATGGCGGCCATGCACGGCGCCGGGTCCGGCCGGGCCCGCTCCCGCGGCCGCCGGAACGCCGACGTCGGCCCCAGGGGCTGA
- a CDS encoding class I SAM-dependent methyltransferase, translating to MFTSQGPTLRELAVQALSSIERGYDLLAPKFDHTPFRTPDRFLDAVAGALEPLGPFGAGLDVCCGTGAGARVLRPLCRERVTGVDFSAGMLAAAREASGDDGRGPATEWVRADARALPFSKEFDLAVSFGAFGHFLPAERPVLFGGVHRALRPGGLFVFPVGAPPPIGSPLYWTLLGFDAAMRVRNALWRPPFVMYYRTFPLGGVRDDLVRAGFTVRLQPLEEFGRRGDGSPNWRLVVARRA from the coding sequence GTGTTCACCTCCCAGGGCCCCACCCTCCGCGAGCTGGCCGTACAGGCTCTGTCCTCCATCGAGCGGGGCTACGACCTGCTGGCCCCCAAGTTCGACCACACCCCCTTTCGCACACCCGACCGCTTCCTCGACGCGGTCGCCGGAGCCCTGGAGCCCCTCGGCCCGTTCGGCGCGGGGCTGGACGTCTGCTGCGGCACCGGCGCGGGCGCGCGGGTCCTGCGCCCGCTGTGCCGGGAGCGGGTCACGGGGGTCGACTTCAGCGCGGGCATGCTGGCCGCCGCCCGCGAGGCGTCGGGCGACGACGGGAGGGGGCCCGCGACGGAGTGGGTGCGGGCGGACGCCCGGGCCCTGCCGTTCAGCAAGGAGTTCGATCTGGCGGTCAGTTTCGGGGCGTTCGGGCACTTCCTGCCCGCCGAACGGCCCGTGCTGTTCGGCGGGGTCCACCGGGCGCTGCGGCCCGGCGGACTCTTCGTCTTTCCCGTCGGAGCGCCCCCGCCCATCGGTTCACCGCTGTACTGGACGCTGCTCGGCTTCGACGCCGCCATGCGCGTGCGCAACGCGCTGTGGCGGCCGCCGTTCGTCATGTACTACCGGACGTTTCCGCTGGGCGGGGTGCGCGACGATCTGGTCAGGGCCGGGTTCACGGTGCGGCTCCAGCCCCTGGAGGAGTTCGGCCGGCGCGGCGACGGCAGCCCCAACTGGCGGCTGGTGGTGGCCCGCAGGGCGTGA